AGTGATTTAGACAGCGTTTCGGATTCTTTGGTATGGACTCCGATTACTCATAAGGGGTTTCTTTCCAACGATTAAATTCAGTACACTGAATAATCATTGAATCCAGACTACCATTCATCTTTCTGGCCACAACAGGGGATCTCGCATGCTCATCAACCTGAATGTCACCCGGTATTTCGCTGTCATCTGCTGCCTGTTCCTCTTGTACTGCGAACAATCAGTCCAGGCAGCCGACCAGAGTGACAACATTACGCGACTGTCAGAAATCCTGCCTGATAAGCCATGGTCCGAACGACGAAAAGAGATCCTACGACGCTGGCTGGAACTGCTGGGACCTTTTCCTGAAAAAGTACTCCCGCTCGAAAGCAAGTTGGAACAGGTAGAACAGAAAGATGGTCTGACTCGTTATCATGTCAGCTTTCAGACCGAAGCAGATGACAGGGTCACCGGCTGGCTGCTGGTTCCGGATGCGGCAAAGAAAAAACCGACTCCCGCGATCATCTGTATTCACAGCACAACCTGGGGCTCAGGAAAAGATGCCACCATTGGTCTTTCGGGACGCCGTCGCGTCGATCCACCACGCGATCCGCAGGTGGGAGCCGCCTATGGACTGACACTAGCCCAACATGGCTTTGTCACACTGAGCATCGACTTGCTGACCGATGGCGAACGCATCGATCCCCGGCATCGAGTGATGGATACCCGGCCGTTTTACCAAAAGCACCCGGAATGGTCGATCGTCGGCAAGAATACCTGGGATATTATGCGCAGCGTCGATTTTCTGCAAACGCTGGACTTTGTCGACCATGGGCAGATCGGTTGTACGGGCTGGTCACTGGGGGGACACACGGCCCTCTTTGCGGCGGCCTTTGATGAGCGGATTACAGCCACCGTCAGTAACGGCGGTGTTCTGGACTGGTGGCGACAGACGGCGGCGTGGTCCCGCGAACCATCCAGTTGGACTCCCTGGCGCAAGGGCATTGATGAGCCCACGAGCAGTAAAAAACTGGAACGCCGATTTGGTTTCAAAACCAATAGTGGACCTTATGTCTACATCAAAAACTTTCGCCCGTACATTGACGATCCTTCCAGGCAGATTCCGATCGACTTTGACAGCCTGATGGCCCTGGTCGCGCCGCGTCCCCTGCTGATCATCTCGACGGAACACGAATTCTATCGGCACCGATTCTTCCCCAAAGCACAACAGACACTGGAAATCTACGCCAACTGGAAAGATGCAGACGGCCTGCCCAGCGTCCTCAAAGCCAGACAGGAGCGACGGGGATATGCGGAGACGCTCGAATACTATGGAACGCAGCACCTGATGAAGCCGGAAAAAATTGAGCGGCAGCTGGGAGAATTCGGAGCAGGGGACTGCTTCAGCTGGTTTTCATTTCCGGGTGGTCACAGCTTTCCCGGTGTCGCCCGCAGGATGACCTTCGCCTGGTTTGATCGCTGGCTGGGTCGGACCCTGTATTGAAACAGGGAGAGACAGATCAGGTTGGTGAAATGTATCTCAATCCTTCGCAGGTCTTACTTTGTCCCATAATTCCAGCAGTAGAAAGTACGGGACTGCGATGATCATAGAGAACAACAGTAACAGCAGCATGACCGGCGCGAGCAAAAGACTCAGGCAGACACTAAGTGTCTCCATCAGCTTTCCAGGTGGTTGATAGACCCTTGTGTCATCCAGCTCACTCTCGTACTGAATTGCATCCTCGTAGAGAAAGACGACGTACTCAATGTACTCCTGCAGGCTGTCTGCCTGGGGCAGGGGGTTCCCCTCTACATCCTCGGGATATTCGCCGAGATGTGGTCCGCCCATATAGACGGGAGTGGCAGGGGACCGGGTATCGATCGCGTACAAGTCTCCATTCCCATTTTCGCCGATGACGAAATAGTGGGGCGGAAAAAACATGCGCACGTACTCTGCCTGGTCCACATTCATCCGGATCAGTGATTCGTGGTTATGAGTGAGCAGCTCCAGTTCTTCGACGCCGAGTGTCGCCGCCAGGTCTAACAACCGTTGCGGATAATTTAGCAACAACTCCCGATAAGCGGCCGGCAATATACAGCCGGTCGCGGTTTCCAGTTCCTGGATTTCGGTTTCGGTCATGCGGTGAGCTCGAAGAACGTAATGCGATTTCACATGTCTCTGGTAAAGAAAACCAGTGGCATGCGCATGAGGGAACGGGTATAAACAATTTGCTGCTCCGCCTATTCTAACATTCACTCCAGCAGGATCGAAATTATCGGCATGGATATTTCTTTGGGTGACATTTTATTTCCCACAGTGAATCCGCCAGCCACGGAAGCACAGATCCCTGCTTTTGAAAGATGACTTTCGAAATACGACCAGCGAATTTCGCTGAGGTTCCCGGCAAAGTGATTGAAGGCAATGCTCACCTTGAGGTTACGAGCCCCCTGATACGTTACAATGAAGTACTCAAGGTCTGCAGACAGGAACACTGAGATGTCAACAGAGACTCCCCCCGTCAAACCCAGTCGTCTTCACCAGCTCTCAGGAGTGGTGAGCCTGGGGGTTCTGTTTGCCCTCTCATACTGGGTGATGGGCTACATCATGGTATCGCCTTACAACGCCCATGACTACCTGCTGCGAATCGTCTTTTCAGCACTTCCGCTGGGAGTGCCGGTCCTGCTCTATCAATGGGTTACCATCCGCCGCGCCGAACCGGCGGTCATGCTCTGGGGTGCTTACGCGGGAGGCTGGCTGCTGTTACTCTTACAGGGACAGTACGGGAATAATTATGTCACCGTTCTACTATTGATGTTATTTATCGGCTGTTCTTTCGTGGTCTTTCTCGTTGCGACATTCCTATTGAGCGCAGACATCCGAGACCGCCGCTTCCAGGGTACCACGCTGCTGGCGAACCTGGTAATCCTGTTCGCCAGCGGCCAGGTCCTGGTAGAGATCATGTTTAACCCCATCGTGATCTGACAGTCGGTTCTACAGTTCTACCGTCAGCGCCCGACGTACGTCATCACCCAGAACCGGACGGTCAAAGTCCTCCTTGTCGATGTATGCTGTCGCCAGCAGCAGCCACTCAAGCATATAAGGCATTCCGCCTCCACAGCTCATCCCGCCGCCATCGCCGCCTCTGCGGAAACCAGGCTCGTGAATCGCTTCCCACTGCCAGGGATTATTCGCGATGGTGAGACCAAAGGCATTGGGTCGGCTTTGCAGCCAGCCCCGGTCTTCTGAAGGGCTCCAGTCCATCGGGGCGTCCTCTCCCCAGCGATAGAGGGTTCTCACACCCGCGCCGCAGGCATATTCCCATTCATCCGAGATCGGCAATCTGAAGCCCTGGGATGCCAGCTGGGCGCGCGCTCTGGCATGATGTGGAAATGGTTCAGACTCATCAACAGAAACGCCTTTGAGCTTCTGATCTATCAGTTGTTTTATTTTTGTTTCCAGTAGAAACGCATCCAGGGAAACGTCACGAGGCGGCGTCATGATTTCTTCGAGGTAGTCATCGAAGGACATCGGCGTCTCGAATTCTTCCAGTGCTATTTCCCATAGTTCCGCCTGTTCTGCTGTGAGCGGAAAGGGGCGTTCCCACTCATAGCCGAGCCGAACCGTGTCTCCCGGAATGAGTACGAATTCGGAGTTGTCATAATTGAAAACCGCCAGCGAATTTTCCTGTTCGCCGTATTGAAAGGTTCTGATGCCCGAAAAAGCAAAGGGAACAGGCAGTGATCTGCGCACCGCGAGAGCCAGATCAACCCGCTCTGAGTTGGTGAGTCTGTTCCATGTTTCGCGATGAATGGTCATGAAGTCCCGCCGTTGCTCACCGCGTCTGCGTTCTGATTTTCGCCTGTCCGTCGACGAAGCGGGTATTCCAGAAACAGACCGACTACAGCCAGGCATAGAAGTAACGGATAGGTCCAGCCCAGGTGCACACCGAGCAGGATCCGAAAGAAGGAAAGTCCATCGACATACAGATACGAACAATATAATACCGCAGCAAAGATCAGAAAGGAAAACCAGACCACGGACTGCCTGATTTTACCGGGAGACCAGCAGATCAGCCCCAAAGCAATCAGGGCGGCACACAGATTCGAAAACGCAAAGATCCGCAGGTCGGCAATCAGCGCCGCCAGCGTCTGATCGTAATACGCCCGGATCTTCTCCTTGGTCTCGCTGACTTTTCGGAGCAGGGGATTCAATCGCTGCGGAGCCGGCGGCAGTTTTTTCTGACGCGTCAGATCGGAAACATAGGCAGCAGGATCGTTGCGGTATTCCTGGATCTGCTGATTGATGACGGCTTCCTGATCGTCGTTCAACAGTTTTTTGATCAGCGGCGAACGCATGCCCTCTTCCACCGCATCAACCAGGGGTAGGGAGTAGGCAATCGTCTTTTCCGTCACGAACTGACGCGCCAGCCCTTCCAGGTGCTGCTGCCCCACAAAAGTGTAGATCAGGAACCCCACAAAGAACACCGCCACGAAGACATTGAGACCCAGTGTGAGCTGTCGCATGAGGTTGCCTGCCTCTTTGGTTTCTTTGAGCGCTACCATTCTGATTATTGCGGCGGAGCGTTGTCCGGCACCAGTTCCAGGTTGATAATCCGTTCGCGGGGAATCAGCAGCGGTGCATCCAGGCTGTCGATTCGTTTGAATTCCACCCAGTCCTCGAACACGACCACCCGTCCAATCGGTTTAAGCGGTTTTGATAGATCCCGTTTCCTGGCACTGGAAAACCCTGTGACATTATCCAGGCCTTTCTGCCACTGAATCGAGCTGACGCCACCCCGATAAATGACCGTATGCTCTGACGACGCTCGATCGGAATAGTACGCGGCTCCTGCGCCGACCAGCAAAATCATCAAGCCAGCCAGAACGGATAGATATTCCAGTTTTTTATTCATGGCAGCGCTCCTTTCAATACGGAATTGTTGTTTTTCTCGGACAGGTTAGCAGCGACAACAGTAGCGAATCACTCGCCGTGATATCCTTGCCACATCCAGAGCAGGGTGTCGGCCAGGGTCTGTTCGAAGACCTTGCGGTCGCAGTGCCGGGTCCCCTTGCTGAAGACGTAGCGATAATCGTAACCTTTAGCCTTGAGGGCCTCGGCCGTCCGTTCGTTGGCCATCACCCAGTTGTGGTACGTCTCTTCCGGATCGTCGGCCCGGAGGTCGTTTTCTGCCACGTGTGTGAAGATCCGTAGCGGCTTTTTGTCGCTGTTTTCAATCAGCTTCATGCTCGAATGATATTCCCACGCGCCCAGGGGATACTCTGCTTCCTGGGGTGCGTCGTCGTCCTGCTGATCGACGAAGGTACCGGAATAGGTAATCAGGCGGCGGAACAGATCGGGTCGGAACCAGCCCATCGTCAACGCCGCCGCACCGCCGGAACTGCAGCCCATCGTGGCCTTCCCCCAGGGATTGTCGGTAAACGCGATGTGCGGATACGCGGCGCGGATCTGCTTGTTCTTCAGCACGGCCGGCAGGACTTCGTCATTGATAAACCGGGCGTAACGATCGGACATCGTATCGTACTCCAGGCCGCGTTCGCTCCCTTTACCGTCGTTACCGCCATTCTGGACTGCAATCACAATAAACGCAGGCAGCCGCTGTGCCGGATCTTTCGAGATCGTCAGATTGTCCAGGGCATTACAGACCAGGTCCATCCGGCTCGGTCCGTCCTGCAGAACCAGAATCGGTGCCTTGGTTCCATCTTTATAGGCTGCGGGAACATAGACAAAGATCTTGCGGGTTTTTCGCACCTCTTTTTTCGGGTCGAGCGTCTCGTCGGTGCCGGGAAAGATTTTACTCTCCGCCAAAGGCATCTCAAACTCGAAGCGCTTCCCCTTGGGATTGCCCCGATCTGTGAGTCTCGGATCGATCTTGTAGTTGGGGCCGATAACATAGCTGCCGTTCCCTTTCGTACCCGGCTGCTCGGTATATTTTTCAGCTGCAGCCAAGAATGAAGTCGTCAGTCCGATGACAGCAAAGGCGAAAGCAAAACAGATGAGACGCGCGGACAGCCTGGATTGATTGAGCATTATTGATTCCAAGGATTACAGGGGGAATAGTTTAAAGTGAATGAGATGACTCAAACATGAGACTACTCGATCTTTTGCTGACTTTCAATTTTCGCGCTGGAAATGGCAGGCAGGCCCCTGAAAGGTGTATCATTGAAAAGAATTACTCATGAGGACTCTGACTGACATGTACTATCGAATTTTAACAGCACCGCCGGGCTATCCTCCCGATCAGAATTTCATGCTCGTTCAATATCGAAGTCTCGAATATGCCAATTGCGGGGCAATAAAGAACAGAAACGGTACAGAGTTTTTTGAGACCATTGAGGAAGCGCGACAGTATTTACCAGTGACTGCCAGGAAGCTGCCTTTTGAGCCCGAACACCAGTTTCTGGAACTCTGGGAGGAATGAACGAGAATGGGCTTCTTTAGCAAACTACTCAAGTGGTTTCAGCCTGAAGAGTATGAGGATGCCGACCTGGGCCGACTGATCTCAGTTGGCAGTGGGGACTGGGACGGCTCCTGGACGCTGGAACCGGGAGGAAAAGTGGTTCCGTTTTCGATCACAGTCCGACCGGAGTCCATTCCCGGCGATCAGCGCACTTTCATGCTGCAAGTAAAAGACCGCTTCATCGAAATCGAACAGGAACTGGCGCGAACCATGTTCCGGGGGATTGACCCCCGCAACGATGGTTCCACCCCCGAAGAAGTCTTCTCCCACATGCAACTCGATACGATCTATTTTGTCCACCTGGAACGATCACCGCGGGAATGGCAAATCTGGTATGTGAACGACCTGGATCCCGCCGGCCATGCGATTGGCGTGGAAATGAAAGACTGGCACTATGATGGTTATTCAATGAACGGCTGACCGTTCCAGACATCTGCCTGCGGACAACAGACTAATTTTCCAGATGAGTCTTCCGAAGCCTGATACAGCCTGCTCTAATGCAGTCACTCTCATGATTTGAATTCAGCCCTTTTTTACAGGTCGATCAATATGAAGTTTTTATCTCAGTTCCTCTGCCTAACGGTCATGCTGCTCATGAGCTTTGTCCCGTTCTCTCCTGTGTGGAGTGATTCGGACACCCAGGCGGCGCGTCTGTCCGTGAAAACCGTTCGTCCCGAAATCCGCTCGCAAACGAAAACCGGGCAGGTTCGCGAACTGATTAAGCCAGCCGCGATGACACATGAGATCGGCGTTGGCTACGTGGCCCGCCTCAAAATTCCGCATGAAGCTGACAGTAAATCGCGGTCCACCTGCATCCTGCTGGAAGATGGCCAACCCCTGCCGCATCCCCACGCGCTGCATAAGCTGATCCGCGAGACAGGGAAAGGGCACTATAGTCACTGGACACCGACGACGCTCTATTTTTCCACCAGCGACTCTTCCGATCCCCGCACCAATGGACGCAAATATGAACTGGTCTGCCCGGAAACCTATACCGAAAAGTCGACGCAATTCGTACTGACCGATGCTGACTCGCTGATCTCATTTCCCGATATCCCCGGCAAACGTGTGCAACCCGTCAAGCTGGTCTGGGAAAACCGGGATCCACAACAAAGCATCCAGCTGAACTGGATACGCCAGGGGGCCCCCGATCTCTCCAGCCAGCAGGCGATGCTCGCCAGCATTCTCAAACCGGGGATGACGGACGAAGAGAAATCGCTGGCGATCTGGAAATTCCTGGTCGACTGGCGGTATCACTTCTATCCGGCAGAACCGGGAGATGAAGTACACGACCCCGTGAAGTTTCTCAATGTTTACGGCTACGGATTCTGTGATGACTGTGCCTCGAACTTTGCGGTCCTGGCCCGCAAAGCAGGTGTGCGAAGTCGAACATGGGGGCTCTCAGGACACGTTGTTGCGGAAGCTTTCTATGACGGCAAGTGGCACATGTTCGATCCCGATCATGAAGTCTTTTATCGCAATGATCAGGGAGTGATCGCGAGTGTTGAGGAACTGGCACAGCACCCTGAACTGATTACAAAAACGCCCCTGGATCCGATCGGCAGTCCCTCGCAGGCAATTGCCCGGCTCTACACGACGACCGACGACAATCAGCCCTCCGAGCGGAAACCGGCAATTCGAGATTCGAATCTGGCTCCCACTCTGGAACCCGGTGACCGCCTCGAGTTTGACTACATCGCTGCGGAATATATTCATCGACGCAACATGCCGAACGAGGAACAGCCCCCCGTCGCCGGGAACGGCACTCTGAAACGCAGCATCACAAAGCTGAAGTCGTTAAAACAGCCGCATCCCCACCAGCGGGACTGGCACTTCACCTGGCCCTATGTGCTGCTGAAAGGGGCGCTGGAACTCAAGCTCGCACCGGATCAGTCGGCTCCCACAATCTCCGTCTCCTCAAACGGGACTTCCTGGACACCTCTGGAGACGACCCTCAAAGCGGAGAAACTCACGGTTTCCCTCGATGCCTGGATCAAGCAACAACCCACTGCAGTCTATGGGTTCTATCTTCGCTGCGAAAACACGAACGGCGACGACCCTGCGGCGTCAGTCGCGCAGCTGAACTCCGAATTCCTGTTCCAGTTCGCCCCCCGCGCACTGGCACACATGCAAAACACGAACAATCACTTCGAGATGAAATTATCTCCTCCACTACCAGTCAACAGTCAAGGTCTGGCTGTGCAGCTGGAGTGGAAAGTGGTTGAGTGAGTTTCGCGGTTCAATTCGTATAAGGCACCGTCCCGGTTTTCGGGTCCACCTGGTAACCGAATTTTTCAATGTACTGACTCCCCTGCAGAAACTCGTCCTTCTGAGCGGCCAGTTTCTTGTTGAGCAGCGCATCGAGCTTTGCCTGGATCGGGGCTGCTTCCGGATCGTTGCATAGATTTTTCAGCTGATACGGGTCTGCTTCGTTGTCGTACAATAACCAGGGTCCACTGAGATCGCGGACATACGTGTAGCGGGTCGTTCTCAAGCCGCGGTATTCCTTTCCACCCCGGCTCCGCTGCCATTCACCAAAGGGAGAAGGGCAGGTGATGACCGTCGCCCCATCTGAAGGATTTTTCCCGCCTCGCAGGTAGCCGCTATAATCCAGCCCTTCCACGGTGTCGGGAATCGAAACTTGACAGAGCCCCAGCAGGGTGGGCATCAGGTCTTCGGAATTGATGGGGGAATCGACGGTGCGACCTTGCGCGTGCTCCGCGCCATTCAACCGGAACAGCATCGGCACCCGCAGCGATTCGTCCCACGGTTTCTGCTTGCGGATCTGCCCGTGTGAACGCAGCATGTCGCCGTGGTCAGAGGTGAAGACGACGATCGTGTTTTCATCAATGCCGGTCTCTTTGAGTGTCGCCAGCAGATCGCTGACACAATCATCCAACGCCGAACAATGAGCAAAGTAGCCGGCGAGTTCTTTTTGCGCAGTTGCCTGCTGATCTTGAGGCACATTGGGACGCACTTTGATCTTCTCCGGCTCATACATGCTCTGGTATTCGGGCGGTGCGGTGTGATACGGATTATGTGGCGAGCCGTACGACATCACCAGCAGAAACGGTTGCCCCTTCTGGGACTGGTCCCGAATGAACTGCCGGGCCACGCGCGTCTGGGCAAACGCGTCGTAACCTTCCCAGGTCTGCCGCTGAGGAGAGTCGCCGTAGTAAAACGAACGGTTGTAGTTGTGCGTGCATTCCAGAGCCCGCCAGAACTCAAAGCCCTGTCGACGTTCCGGCGGCGTGAACGCAGAGCGGCCGCGACCATCCAGATGCCACTTCCCGATGAATCCGGTCTCATAGCCGGCGTTGTCCAGCACTTCAGCGATCGTCACCGCTTTCGCAGGCAGTTGCACATCGTTCAGAAACACGCCATGCGTCAACGGACGCTGGCCGGTCATCAGCGAGCCCCGGAAGGGACAACAAACCGGACAGCCGGAAACCGCATTCTGAAAATTAACACTCTGTCGGGCCAACGCATCAATATTCGGCGTCTTCACCTGCTCGTTGCCCGCGTAGCCCAGGGACTGTGCCCGCCACTGGTCGGTCAGGATAAACAAAATGTTCGGCTGCTTAGTTTCAGCCTGAACCCGACCGGGGATCATCACAAAACAGAGTAATAGACAAACGGAAATGCGAGCCAGCATGGTGAGCGTCCTTAGCAATGTTGTCGTGTTCGAATTCCCGACACGACCGGTCTCATAGTATAGGAATGGAAGTTTTCAATTATCTATTAGAGACGACACCGATTGCAACGCAAATGATGCGAATGACACAGGAAAAGAACCGGTGAAGAATATTAAAGGTTGTTAAGAGCTGCTTTTTCCAGTTGGCTTTCTGCGCCTCTTCCTGTTCTCTGTACCAGTCTCTCGCTATTCTAATGTGATTAAGCACCGGGTGGAGTTGCGGTGCTGCAAGACTGATCAGACAAGCTGCAGGATACGAACATGAGCGAATTACCGAATTGCCCGGAATGTGCTGGGGAATATACCTACGAAGACAGAGGCCTGCTGGTTTGTCCGTCATGCGGCCACGAATGGAATCCGGAGGGTGTGGCTGCGGAGGAAACGACTGGCCCCGTCGTGCGGGACGCTAACGGCAACATCCTGCAAAATGGGGATTCCGTCACCGTCGTCAAAGACCTTAAAGTGAAGGGCTCTTCGTCGGTCGTCAAGGTGGGAACGAAGGTCAAGAACATCCGCCTGGTCGAAGGAGATCACGACATCGACTGCAAAATTCCAGGGATTGGTTCAATGGGATTGAAATCCGAATTCGTGAAGAAAGCCTGACCCGCTTCGTGAGGTGCACCATGAGCGTTGCAGACTTACAATACATCCTCGGAATGATTGGCACAGTTGCCTTTGCGGTAACGGGCGTGCTGGCAGTCTCGCCGCGCGGCATCGATTTCTTTGGTGCCTGTGTGCTGGGGCTGATCACCGCGATCGGCGGCGGTACCATTCGTGATGTGATCCTGGGCGTGCCGGTCATCTGGGCTGCAGACCTGAATTACATCTGGGTTGCATTGGGAGCGAGCTTTCTGGCATTCCTCACAAACCGGCATATGACGCGCAAAGAGATCTTCAAAACCATGCTCTACCTCGATGCGCTGGGAGTCTCGATGTTTGCGATCCAGGCAGCACAGAAAGTCATGTGGATCGACTTCGGCATGCCTATCGCCCCGGTCCTGCTGGGAGTGTTGACCGCGATCGGAGGCGGCCTGCTCCGCGATGTTCTCGCAGGACAGCCCACACTGTTAATGCGGCGAGAGATCTATGCTATTCCGGTCACACTTGGCTGTATCCTGTTTGTCGCGCTGGTCACCTGGCTGCCCCAACATGCCGTCCTGATCGGCGTCGGCTGCTCTGCCTTGATCATGAGTCTGCGGAGCGCCGTGATCCACTGGGACCTGCACGTCCCGCTCTGGCTGACCATTCAATCGAAAGAGAATGCGATGCATTCGAAGCAGGACTCAGACAGCCCCCCTGCCAATTAATCACAGCTCGAGTTCAATCTGAAGCTTCCGGTTATCCAGCCAGAGCTGCTCGATCCACGTCAGGCTCTCCATGACTGTGATGCGCGGGTTACCCATCGCGGCCTGCCAGTGTTCCGGGTCGGGCAGCATGAGAAAATAGTTGTTGATCGTATTCAGCATCATCATGTCGGCGACCGTTGCCAGCTGATCGCGGTCGAGCGTAAATTCCTCGCGATAGCCCTCTACCAGTTTGGCCAGCACATGGCCGGCCAGTTCAGGCGTCGCGCCAGGCACGCGGAGGCTGGGATAATAATAGTAAATGAACAGCAGGACGGCTAAATCCATCGTCCGCCAGCCGTAACAACCCAGATCAAAATCGATGATCTGCACATCACCGTTCTCAACCAGAAAATTTCCCGCATGCAAGTCCCGGTGCACCAGTCCATAGTGTCCTGCAGGTGTAGAACGGCCCCGCCAGTCAGCGTAATACCCGCGCATCGCCTCGACGACCTCGGGGTGAAAATAGTCGGGCAGCGGATCCGGAAACTGTCCGAGTCTGATTTCATGCCACGAGAGACGATCGTGGTCGGTCGGGAGCTGTAATTCATCCGAAGCCCGATGGATGCGACCAATCTCCCGTCCCAGTTTCAGAAAGAGTTCCTCATTCCACTGGGCGTCGGTCGCCGGGTCGAGTTGTCGGCCTCCGAAACGTTTAAAACAGCAGACATGCATCGTACCCGCGTCGACTTCAATCGATTCCAGCAGTTCCCCGCCACGCGAAGGGATCGGCGTCGTAACCGTACATCCATGAGAGATCAGATGCTCCAGCCAGAGCAGTTCTCCCAGCACTTCGCCCCGTTTCCGGAGATTGCCGTCACTGATCCGGATAATGACCGGCGCACTGTCGATAAACTCGGTAGCAAAGACGTGGTTCACCCCATCGCGGACTAATTCTGTCTTCTCAGGCACCAGTCCCCAGTGATCAATGCACTGAGTCAGCGCGTTATAATAAGGCAGCGAATCGTCTACCAGCAAATGATTGGGATCCACGAACGGCTCCTGAAATAAACCCCGGAAAGTTTCCAAACGCAGCACGACTATACGGGCCTGCCTCGGGTTCTGGAAGAGCGGATCAGAAATTCAACGGTCCATCTGCTTCGTCCACAGCCATTTCCCGTCCGGATGTTGCTCGTCGACGGGATGGTTCAGGGTCATCGTTCGGCCGTCGTCCAGGAAATCAATCTGCCAGGAGTATTTCTCCTCCTCAAAATGACGCTGCAGACTGTTCCACGACAACCGGATGCTGGAAAGGCTGAGCGAACGCGGCAGTTCAAACAGTTCCCAGGCAACGACTTTTAACTTCCCGTCCACAATGTGCCAGCGTCCGGCGTACTGATTATTCGAAAGGGAGATGGTCCGATCTGCATGGAAACCGCGCG
This Gimesia chilikensis DNA region includes the following protein-coding sequences:
- a CDS encoding glucuronyl esterase domain-containing protein, with the protein product MLINLNVTRYFAVICCLFLLYCEQSVQAADQSDNITRLSEILPDKPWSERRKEILRRWLELLGPFPEKVLPLESKLEQVEQKDGLTRYHVSFQTEADDRVTGWLLVPDAAKKKPTPAIICIHSTTWGSGKDATIGLSGRRRVDPPRDPQVGAAYGLTLAQHGFVTLSIDLLTDGERIDPRHRVMDTRPFYQKHPEWSIVGKNTWDIMRSVDFLQTLDFVDHGQIGCTGWSLGGHTALFAAAFDERITATVSNGGVLDWWRQTAAWSREPSSWTPWRKGIDEPTSSKKLERRFGFKTNSGPYVYIKNFRPYIDDPSRQIPIDFDSLMALVAPRPLLIISTEHEFYRHRFFPKAQQTLEIYANWKDADGLPSVLKARQERRGYAETLEYYGTQHLMKPEKIERQLGEFGAGDCFSWFSFPGGHSFPGVARRMTFAWFDRWLGRTLY
- a CDS encoding SMI1/KNR4 family protein, producing the protein MTETEIQELETATGCILPAAYRELLLNYPQRLLDLAATLGVEELELLTHNHESLIRMNVDQAEYVRMFFPPHYFVIGENGNGDLYAIDTRSPATPVYMGGPHLGEYPEDVEGNPLPQADSLQEYIEYVVFLYEDAIQYESELDDTRVYQPPGKLMETLSVCLSLLLAPVMLLLLLFSMIIAVPYFLLLELWDKVRPAKD
- a CDS encoding SUMF1/EgtB/PvdO family nonheme iron enzyme, translated to MTIHRETWNRLTNSERVDLALAVRRSLPVPFAFSGIRTFQYGEQENSLAVFNYDNSEFVLIPGDTVRLGYEWERPFPLTAEQAELWEIALEEFETPMSFDDYLEEIMTPPRDVSLDAFLLETKIKQLIDQKLKGVSVDESEPFPHHARARAQLASQGFRLPISDEWEYACGAGVRTLYRWGEDAPMDWSPSEDRGWLQSRPNAFGLTIANNPWQWEAIHEPGFRRGGDGGGMSCGGGMPYMLEWLLLATAYIDKEDFDRPVLGDDVRRALTVEL
- a CDS encoding alpha/beta hydrolase codes for the protein MLNQSRLSARLICFAFAFAVIGLTTSFLAAAEKYTEQPGTKGNGSYVIGPNYKIDPRLTDRGNPKGKRFEFEMPLAESKIFPGTDETLDPKKEVRKTRKIFVYVPAAYKDGTKAPILVLQDGPSRMDLVCNALDNLTISKDPAQRLPAFIVIAVQNGGNDGKGSERGLEYDTMSDRYARFINDEVLPAVLKNKQIRAAYPHIAFTDNPWGKATMGCSSGGAAALTMGWFRPDLFRRLITYSGTFVDQQDDDAPQEAEYPLGAWEYHSSMKLIENSDKKPLRIFTHVAENDLRADDPEETYHNWVMANERTAEALKAKGYDYRYVFSKGTRHCDRKVFEQTLADTLLWMWQGYHGE
- a CDS encoding transglutaminase-like domain-containing protein codes for the protein MKFLSQFLCLTVMLLMSFVPFSPVWSDSDTQAARLSVKTVRPEIRSQTKTGQVRELIKPAAMTHEIGVGYVARLKIPHEADSKSRSTCILLEDGQPLPHPHALHKLIRETGKGHYSHWTPTTLYFSTSDSSDPRTNGRKYELVCPETYTEKSTQFVLTDADSLISFPDIPGKRVQPVKLVWENRDPQQSIQLNWIRQGAPDLSSQQAMLASILKPGMTDEEKSLAIWKFLVDWRYHFYPAEPGDEVHDPVKFLNVYGYGFCDDCASNFAVLARKAGVRSRTWGLSGHVVAEAFYDGKWHMFDPDHEVFYRNDQGVIASVEELAQHPELITKTPLDPIGSPSQAIARLYTTTDDNQPSERKPAIRDSNLAPTLEPGDRLEFDYIAAEYIHRRNMPNEEQPPVAGNGTLKRSITKLKSLKQPHPHQRDWHFTWPYVLLKGALELKLAPDQSAPTISVSSNGTSWTPLETTLKAEKLTVSLDAWIKQQPTAVYGFYLRCENTNGDDPAASVAQLNSEFLFQFAPRALAHMQNTNNHFEMKLSPPLPVNSQGLAVQLEWKVVE
- a CDS encoding sulfatase family protein, whose product is MLARISVCLLLCFVMIPGRVQAETKQPNILFILTDQWRAQSLGYAGNEQVKTPNIDALARQSVNFQNAVSGCPVCCPFRGSLMTGQRPLTHGVFLNDVQLPAKAVTIAEVLDNAGYETGFIGKWHLDGRGRSAFTPPERRQGFEFWRALECTHNYNRSFYYGDSPQRQTWEGYDAFAQTRVARQFIRDQSQKGQPFLLVMSYGSPHNPYHTAPPEYQSMYEPEKIKVRPNVPQDQQATAQKELAGYFAHCSALDDCVSDLLATLKETGIDENTIVVFTSDHGDMLRSHGQIRKQKPWDESLRVPMLFRLNGAEHAQGRTVDSPINSEDLMPTLLGLCQVSIPDTVEGLDYSGYLRGGKNPSDGATVITCPSPFGEWQRSRGGKEYRGLRTTRYTYVRDLSGPWLLYDNEADPYQLKNLCNDPEAAPIQAKLDALLNKKLAAQKDEFLQGSQYIEKFGYQVDPKTGTVPYTN
- a CDS encoding zinc ribbon domain-containing protein YjdM → MSELPNCPECAGEYTYEDRGLLVCPSCGHEWNPEGVAAEETTGPVVRDANGNILQNGDSVTVVKDLKVKGSSSVVKVGTKVKNIRLVEGDHDIDCKIPGIGSMGLKSEFVKKA
- a CDS encoding trimeric intracellular cation channel family protein; amino-acid sequence: MSVADLQYILGMIGTVAFAVTGVLAVSPRGIDFFGACVLGLITAIGGGTIRDVILGVPVIWAADLNYIWVALGASFLAFLTNRHMTRKEIFKTMLYLDALGVSMFAIQAAQKVMWIDFGMPIAPVLLGVLTAIGGGLLRDVLAGQPTLLMRREIYAIPVTLGCILFVALVTWLPQHAVLIGVGCSALIMSLRSAVIHWDLHVPLWLTIQSKENAMHSKQDSDSPPAN